In Kangiella koreensis DSM 16069, a single window of DNA contains:
- a CDS encoding cyclase family protein, with the protein MNTFNLTTEFMGKRYRVDIEHPHSIAIALDFDGKQPNHFGAEPAKRQPLQGGDFIGDTTKGGSCNADSIQLVPHCNGTHTESIHHISDQKVSVGSLLNNSLSFACVISIEPKLAEESSDTYRPALEDADRVIDKAQLQDAIDSSTLDSIESLVVRCMPNHDVKKSYCYDETNQPPFFTQEAMQFLADSPIKHLLVDFPSVDRMYDQGHLTNHHIYWDLEADSHQLTDSARCDRTITEMIFVSDAIDDGIYCLNLQVPAFELDAAPSRPVLYPLIECSETHSEQEQ; encoded by the coding sequence ATGAACACGTTCAACTTAACCACTGAGTTTATGGGCAAACGCTACCGAGTGGATATTGAACATCCGCACTCGATAGCCATTGCGTTGGACTTTGATGGCAAGCAGCCTAACCATTTTGGCGCGGAGCCAGCCAAACGACAACCACTGCAGGGTGGTGACTTTATTGGCGACACCACCAAGGGAGGCAGTTGTAATGCTGACTCGATTCAATTAGTCCCTCATTGCAATGGCACTCATACCGAATCTATTCATCATATCAGCGACCAAAAGGTTTCGGTTGGTTCTCTACTCAATAATAGCTTGTCATTTGCTTGCGTCATCAGTATCGAACCAAAACTGGCAGAAGAAAGCAGCGATACGTATCGACCAGCGCTTGAAGACGCTGATCGAGTCATTGATAAAGCACAGCTGCAGGATGCGATTGACTCAAGCACGCTGGATAGCATTGAAAGTTTGGTCGTTCGCTGCATGCCCAATCATGATGTAAAAAAGTCCTATTGCTACGATGAAACCAATCAGCCTCCGTTTTTTACCCAGGAAGCGATGCAATTTTTAGCCGATAGTCCGATAAAGCATTTATTGGTAGATTTCCCTTCGGTTGACCGTATGTACGATCAAGGCCACTTAACCAATCACCATATTTATTGGGACCTGGAAGCTGATAGCCATCAGCTGACCGATTCAGCGCGTTGCGATAGAACCATTACTGAAATGATATTTGTTTCCGACGCTATTGATGATGGTATTTACTGCTTGAACCTGCAAGTTCCAGCCTTTGAGTTAGATGCCGCACCAAGCCGCCCCGTACTCTATCCATTAATCGAATGTTCTGAAACACATTCAGAGCAAGAACAATAA
- a CDS encoding YajQ family cyclic di-GMP-binding protein → MPSFDIISEVDKHEITNTVDNANRELSTRFDFRGVDASFEQNDETIKITAEAEFQVEQMIDILYKACVKRDIDTNALDISDDATHSGKTFYKTASFKQGIEKDIAKKIVKLIKDSKLKVQAAIQGEEVRVTGKKRDDLQQVMALVRQAELGQPFQFKNFRD, encoded by the coding sequence ATGCCATCGTTTGATATTATTTCTGAAGTGGATAAACACGAGATTACGAATACTGTTGATAACGCAAACCGCGAATTATCAACCCGCTTTGACTTCCGTGGCGTCGACGCCAGCTTTGAGCAGAATGATGAGACCATCAAAATCACTGCCGAAGCTGAATTTCAGGTCGAGCAGATGATCGATATTCTTTATAAGGCCTGTGTTAAACGTGATATTGATACCAATGCTTTGGATATCAGCGATGATGCGACCCACTCCGGCAAGACATTCTATAAAACTGCTAGCTTCAAGCAGGGCATTGAAAAAGACATTGCCAAGAAAATCGTCAAATTAATCAAAGATTCTAAGTTGAAAGTTCAGGCTGCTATTCAAGGCGAGGAAGTGCGTGTAACTGGCAAAAAGCGCGATGATTTACAGCAAGTCATGGCACTGGTCAGACAGGCTGAGTTAGGTCAGCCGTTCCAGTTTAAGAATTTCAGGGATTAA
- the kynU gene encoding kynureninase, producing MNNLFSLEHAQQLDQQDPLHHMRDQFHIPKQDNGDDEIYLCGNSLGLQPKRTQEYLNYELNQWQKLGVKGHFSGDFPWMPYHEFLTEESAKLVGAKNTEVVCMNSLTANLHFMMVSFYRPSKTRNKILIEDHAFPSDHYAVESQIRFHGFDPDQAMLLAKPREGEETLRTEDLLNLIEMHGDEIALIMLPGVQYYTGQVLDMKTITEAGHAKGCMVGFDLAHATGNIPMNLHDWNVDFAAWCTYKYLNSGPGSVAGCFVHEKHHSNLELPRFAGWWGHDKESRFRMENRFVPMQSAEAWQVSNPPILSLAAIRASLDTVKEAGGIDALREKSLKLTRYLRDLLEQELSEEINILTPADNSASGCQLSLTVNLHVLDGKTVFDRIEAAGVTCDFRHPNVIRVAPVPLYNSFEDAYRFVSILKDSLQ from the coding sequence ATGAACAATTTATTTTCACTTGAGCATGCGCAGCAACTCGATCAACAAGATCCGTTACATCACATGCGTGATCAATTTCATATTCCCAAGCAAGACAATGGTGATGATGAAATTTATCTGTGTGGCAATTCCTTAGGATTGCAACCCAAGCGCACACAGGAATACCTAAACTATGAGTTGAACCAGTGGCAAAAGCTGGGCGTTAAGGGGCACTTCTCTGGCGACTTCCCGTGGATGCCCTATCATGAATTTTTAACCGAAGAGTCAGCTAAATTAGTCGGCGCAAAAAACACAGAAGTGGTTTGTATGAACTCTTTGACCGCAAACTTACACTTCATGATGGTCAGCTTTTATCGTCCATCCAAAACACGTAATAAAATTTTGATTGAAGACCATGCCTTCCCTTCAGATCATTACGCAGTAGAATCACAAATTCGTTTCCACGGCTTTGACCCAGACCAGGCTATGCTGTTAGCCAAGCCACGTGAGGGCGAAGAGACATTACGCACTGAAGATCTGCTCAACTTGATTGAGATGCATGGCGACGAGATAGCGTTAATTATGCTGCCTGGCGTTCAGTATTACACCGGCCAGGTTCTGGATATGAAAACCATTACCGAGGCTGGGCACGCTAAAGGCTGTATGGTTGGTTTCGATTTGGCACATGCTACCGGTAACATACCAATGAACTTGCATGACTGGAACGTCGACTTTGCTGCCTGGTGTACTTACAAATATTTGAACTCTGGTCCGGGCTCAGTTGCCGGTTGCTTCGTGCATGAAAAGCATCACTCTAATTTAGAACTTCCTCGATTTGCAGGCTGGTGGGGACACGACAAAGAGTCGCGTTTTCGAATGGAGAATCGGTTTGTGCCGATGCAAAGTGCAGAAGCCTGGCAAGTTTCAAATCCGCCAATTCTGTCATTAGCCGCTATTCGCGCATCACTGGACACAGTGAAAGAAGCTGGCGGTATTGATGCCTTGCGTGAAAAGTCGTTAAAGCTGACTCGTTACCTGCGCGATCTGTTAGAGCAGGAGCTGAGCGAAGAAATCAATATTCTAACTCCTGCCGATAACAGCGCCTCCGGTTGCCAGCTATCGTTAACCGTAAACTTGCATGTCCTTGATGGCAAAACCGTATTCGATCGTATCGAAGCAGCAGGCGTGACTTGCGACTTCAGACATCCAAACGTAATTCGCGTCGCTCCGGTACCTTTATACAATTCTTTTGAAGATGCTTACCGTTTTGTATCCATCTTGAAAGACAGTTTACAGTGA
- a CDS encoding RidA family protein, translating into MSEKFVSSTAPEPVGLYPHARRVGHLLFLSGVGPRKKGSKDIPGVTLDADGNITDYCIETQCRSVFDNVRAILEESGSNWDQLVDVQVFLTNMKDDFKTYNKIYAEYFADNQPCRTTIEISSLPTPIAIELKCIATIYDE; encoded by the coding sequence ATGAGTGAGAAATTCGTATCTTCGACAGCCCCTGAGCCCGTCGGTTTGTATCCCCATGCGCGGCGCGTTGGCCACCTGTTATTTTTATCAGGTGTTGGGCCACGTAAAAAGGGTAGCAAGGATATTCCTGGCGTAACCTTGGATGCTGATGGCAATATCACTGACTATTGTATTGAAACTCAGTGCCGGAGCGTCTTTGATAATGTCCGCGCCATTTTAGAAGAATCGGGATCAAACTGGGATCAGCTGGTGGATGTACAGGTTTTCCTGACCAACATGAAAGATGATTTTAAAACCTACAATAAAATCTATGCGGAATACTTTGCCGATAATCAGCCTTGCCGCACCACCATTGAAATCAGCTCATTGCCAACGCCGATTGCAATCGAGCTAAAATGCATCGCCACTATTTACGATGAATAA
- a CDS encoding DUF885 domain-containing protein: protein MSFTQRVNRKTIISILVSAALLSAGCQQEEENQETQDVVEQEQAAVDSAVSKEQSIKQQEEATPGMLFDKITTTLFAARPMDATMYGVSQEVAGGYYQDKLPDYSPAAEKALRQGLRHYADQLATLKSDTVQGEENRQVVIDLAHYYSGDKKFDIGFIDGWMGHSPFIVSQINGPAIDVPNLLQNNHPIKNEKNAKDYLVRLQSMGEMMESVKAKVLADADKGWVPPKVIINGALNFLNGFIAAEPEKHALVTNLQSKLDKLDIPSEQKEKMMFDAVSITKTTIYPAYKNLAMVMEDLLEKAPEESGIWAQPDGAEFYRYAVSELGDTDLTPEEVHQIGLDEVERISAEMDAILKSEGYDKGTVGERMASLNDEERFIYEDSDEGRKKLLNDLNGMLADINEVMPTRFATIPPYDVEIRRIPVERQDGAPGGQYTPPPLDGSEPGVYWINLKDMKANPNFDLKTLTYHEANPGHHWQIALNMAQESLPLIRRIAPYNAYVEGWALYSELVAWEMGMYKDDPYGDLGRLKAELFRAVRLVVDTGLHHKKWTREQAIQYMSEKTGSAKSSVVSEIERYMVWPGQALGYKLGMLNIVEQREKAKEELGEAFDIKEFHDLVLLGGAVPMSVLNDKIAAWIESKKPKY from the coding sequence ATGTCTTTCACACAACGAGTAAATCGTAAAACCATTATAAGCATACTGGTTAGCGCTGCTTTACTAAGCGCTGGCTGTCAGCAAGAGGAAGAGAATCAGGAGACTCAGGATGTCGTCGAGCAGGAACAGGCGGCGGTTGATTCTGCCGTTTCTAAGGAGCAGTCCATCAAGCAACAGGAAGAAGCAACGCCTGGCATGCTGTTCGACAAAATCACCACCACCTTATTCGCTGCTCGCCCAATGGACGCTACCATGTACGGTGTCAGTCAGGAAGTTGCGGGTGGCTACTATCAGGACAAGCTACCGGATTATTCTCCCGCAGCCGAAAAGGCATTACGTCAGGGCTTACGTCACTACGCAGATCAGCTAGCTACGCTGAAGTCAGATACAGTTCAAGGCGAAGAAAACCGTCAAGTAGTCATCGATCTGGCTCACTACTATTCAGGCGACAAGAAGTTTGACATTGGATTTATTGATGGCTGGATGGGCCATTCGCCCTTTATCGTCAGCCAAATTAATGGCCCGGCGATTGATGTTCCTAATTTATTGCAAAACAATCATCCGATTAAAAATGAGAAGAATGCCAAGGATTATCTTGTCCGCCTCCAGAGCATGGGCGAGATGATGGAAAGTGTTAAGGCTAAGGTGCTGGCTGATGCTGATAAAGGCTGGGTACCACCAAAGGTCATCATCAATGGCGCACTTAACTTCCTGAATGGCTTTATTGCTGCTGAGCCAGAAAAACATGCACTGGTGACCAACCTGCAGAGCAAGCTGGATAAACTCGATATCCCTTCTGAGCAAAAAGAAAAGATGATGTTTGATGCGGTCAGCATCACTAAAACAACGATTTATCCTGCTTATAAAAACCTCGCTATGGTGATGGAAGACTTGCTGGAAAAGGCTCCCGAAGAATCGGGGATCTGGGCGCAGCCTGATGGTGCGGAGTTTTATCGTTATGCGGTGAGTGAATTAGGTGATACCGATCTAACGCCAGAAGAGGTGCATCAAATTGGTCTCGATGAAGTTGAGCGTATCAGCGCCGAAATGGACGCCATCTTAAAGTCAGAAGGGTATGACAAAGGCACTGTTGGCGAGCGTATGGCATCGCTTAATGACGAGGAGCGTTTCATCTATGAAGACTCAGACGAAGGACGCAAGAAATTATTGAATGATCTTAATGGCATGCTGGCAGATATAAATGAAGTGATGCCAACACGTTTTGCGACTATCCCACCTTATGATGTAGAAATTCGCCGTATCCCTGTTGAGCGTCAGGATGGTGCACCGGGTGGTCAATATACCCCGCCGCCACTGGATGGTTCTGAGCCAGGTGTTTACTGGATCAACCTTAAAGACATGAAAGCCAATCCTAATTTCGATTTAAAGACGCTGACTTATCATGAGGCAAACCCAGGTCACCATTGGCAGATTGCCTTGAACATGGCGCAGGAAAGCTTGCCCTTGATTCGTCGCATCGCACCTTACAATGCTTACGTGGAAGGTTGGGCTTTGTACTCTGAATTAGTGGCCTGGGAAATGGGCATGTATAAAGATGATCCTTATGGTGATCTAGGACGACTGAAAGCAGAGTTGTTCCGAGCTGTCAGGTTGGTTGTTGATACTGGTCTACACCACAAGAAGTGGACGCGCGAGCAGGCGATTCAATATATGTCTGAAAAAACGGGGTCTGCAAAATCGAGCGTAGTCTCAGAAATTGAGCGTTACATGGTTTGGCCGGGTCAGGCGCTGGGGTACAAACTTGGCATGTTAAATATTGTCGAGCAACGTGAAAAAGCCAAGGAAGAACTTGGTGAAGCATTCGACATCAAAGAGTTCCATGACTTAGTTCTACTCGGTGGTGCCGTCCCCATGTCAGTGCTCAATGACAAAATTGCTGCGTGGATTGAAAGCAAGAAACCGAAGTATTAA
- a CDS encoding amidohydrolase family protein: protein MSDLKIDIHTHILPKNWPDLKERYGYGGFVQLEHHKCDCARMMVDGKFFREVQDNCWSPEVRMKDCDHHGVHVQVLSTVPIMFNYWAKPEDTLDLSRFLNDHIAEVVERYPTRFIGLGTLPMQSPKLAIQELERCVKDLGLAGVQIGSHINDWNLNDENLFEVFAAAEELGAAVFVHPWDMVGKEKMQKYWMPWLVGMPAESSLAICSMIFGGVLERLPNLRIAFAHGGGSFPATLGRIEHAYEVRPDLMRVDNDHHPRKYLEQIYLDTLVHDPKMLEYLVDLMGPHKLALGTDYPFPLGELEPGKLIESMNYDQAISDRLLHGTALEWLNLEKGRFIK from the coding sequence ATGTCTGATTTAAAGATTGATATTCATACTCATATTCTGCCCAAGAACTGGCCTGATTTAAAAGAACGTTACGGCTATGGCGGTTTCGTTCAGCTAGAACATCATAAATGCGACTGTGCGCGAATGATGGTGGATGGAAAATTTTTCCGTGAAGTCCAGGACAACTGCTGGTCACCTGAAGTGCGCATGAAAGATTGCGACCATCACGGTGTTCATGTCCAGGTATTATCGACCGTACCAATCATGTTCAACTACTGGGCCAAGCCGGAAGACACACTGGATTTGTCGCGCTTCCTTAATGACCACATTGCGGAAGTGGTCGAGCGATACCCTACTCGCTTTATCGGCTTAGGCACTTTGCCTATGCAATCGCCTAAATTAGCCATTCAGGAGCTGGAGCGATGTGTTAAAGATCTAGGCCTGGCCGGTGTACAAATTGGTTCGCATATCAATGACTGGAATTTGAATGACGAAAACCTGTTTGAAGTATTTGCTGCGGCAGAAGAGTTAGGTGCCGCAGTTTTTGTTCACCCTTGGGATATGGTTGGCAAAGAGAAAATGCAGAAATACTGGATGCCTTGGCTAGTGGGCATGCCTGCGGAAAGTTCTTTAGCGATTTGCTCTATGATTTTTGGTGGTGTCCTAGAGCGCCTTCCAAATTTGAGAATTGCTTTTGCCCATGGCGGAGGAAGTTTCCCTGCAACATTGGGCCGAATTGAGCATGCTTATGAAGTTCGCCCTGACTTGATGCGTGTTGATAATGATCATCATCCGCGAAAATATCTTGAGCAAATTTATCTAGATACGCTAGTACATGATCCAAAAATGCTCGAATACCTTGTGGATTTGATGGGGCCACATAAATTGGCGCTTGGTACCGACTATCCATTCCCATTAGGCGAGCTTGAACCGGGTAAATTAATCGAGTCCATGAATTATGATCAAGCAATCTCAGATCGCTTGTTACATGGAACAGCGCTTGAGTGGCTTAACCTTGAGAAAGGACGGTTCATCAAATGA
- a CDS encoding aldehyde dehydrogenase: protein MQIIKNYVNGQLLDPFAGQYIDNVEPATGQVYSKIPNSDEHDLEQAVVAAEHAQKGWANTSNEKRAAILCRLADIIDANADMLAEAEAIDNGKPITLAKNVDIYRASANIRFFAQAITQFSSESHAMEVVAINYTLRDPIGVVGCISPWNLPLYLFTWKIAPALASGNAVIAKPSEITPMTAFLFSKLCVEAGLPDGVLNILHGTGPSIGGPLTTHPKIKAISFTGGTATGAQITKVTAGMFKKLSLELGGKNPTLVFADCDFEDTVNNVVRAAFSNQGQICLCGSRIYIERPIYDKFKQAFIEQVKQIKIGDPLEADTQHGALVSKAHMEKVLSYIELAQEEGGTVLTGGNQVTLEGRCENGFFVEPTVIEGLTNHCRTNQEEIFGPVCTIMPFDTDDEAIMLANGTEYGLASSVWTNDLKRAHRVAKEIEAGIVWINCWLLRDLRTPFGGVKSSGVGREGGLEALRFFTEAKNVCVKYG from the coding sequence ATGCAAATCATCAAGAACTACGTTAATGGCCAATTGCTCGATCCGTTTGCCGGTCAATACATTGATAATGTTGAGCCGGCTACCGGGCAGGTTTATAGCAAAATCCCGAACTCGGATGAGCATGACTTAGAACAGGCAGTTGTTGCCGCTGAACATGCGCAGAAAGGCTGGGCCAATACCTCCAATGAAAAACGCGCGGCGATTTTGTGTCGCCTGGCGGACATCATCGATGCCAATGCGGATATGCTGGCGGAAGCTGAGGCGATTGATAACGGCAAGCCGATTACTTTGGCCAAGAATGTCGACATTTATCGAGCCTCGGCCAACATCCGCTTTTTTGCGCAGGCCATTACCCAGTTCTCCAGCGAAAGCCATGCCATGGAAGTTGTGGCGATAAACTATACGCTACGCGATCCGATTGGAGTGGTTGGTTGCATCTCGCCATGGAACTTACCGCTTTATTTATTCACCTGGAAAATCGCGCCAGCATTAGCCAGCGGGAACGCGGTTATTGCTAAGCCTTCGGAAATCACTCCGATGACAGCTTTCCTGTTTTCCAAGCTGTGCGTAGAAGCTGGACTGCCTGATGGCGTGCTGAATATTCTGCATGGCACAGGCCCAAGCATAGGCGGCCCATTGACTACTCACCCTAAAATTAAGGCGATTAGCTTTACCGGTGGCACAGCAACCGGTGCGCAGATCACCAAAGTCACCGCGGGTATGTTCAAGAAGTTGTCGCTGGAGTTGGGCGGCAAAAACCCAACCTTGGTGTTTGCCGACTGTGACTTTGAAGACACGGTCAATAATGTTGTTCGTGCAGCTTTTTCCAATCAGGGACAGATTTGTCTATGCGGTTCGCGCATTTATATTGAACGTCCTATTTACGACAAGTTTAAGCAGGCTTTCATCGAGCAAGTGAAGCAAATCAAAATTGGCGATCCGCTGGAAGCCGACACTCAACATGGTGCATTGGTCTCCAAAGCGCACATGGAAAAAGTTCTCTCCTATATTGAATTGGCACAGGAAGAAGGCGGCACCGTTTTAACCGGCGGTAATCAGGTGACATTAGAAGGTCGTTGCGAGAATGGTTTCTTTGTCGAGCCAACCGTTATCGAAGGCCTGACCAATCACTGCCGTACTAATCAGGAAGAAATTTTTGGTCCGGTTTGCACCATCATGCCGTTTGATACTGACGACGAAGCCATCATGCTCGCCAATGGCACAGAATACGGTCTAGCATCCAGTGTATGGACCAATGACCTGAAACGTGCGCATCGAGTAGCGAAAGAAATCGAAGCAGGCATTGTCTGGATTAACTGCTGGTTATTACGCGATTTACGCACGCCCTTTGGCGGCGTCAAAAGTTCAGGCGTTGGCCGCGAAGGTGGACTGGAAGCGTTACGCTTTTTTACCGAAGCCAAGAATGTGTGTGTGAAGTACGGGTAA
- a CDS encoding type II toxin-antitoxin system RelE/ParE family toxin codes for MAIKSFRSKKLERFYTKGTLKGINAQHADKLGRVLDRLNASTEPNDMRLPGYRLHKLEPKTAERWAVDISGNFRVTFEFDGEDAIVVDYEDYH; via the coding sequence ATGGCAATCAAAAGTTTTAGGAGCAAGAAGTTAGAGCGCTTCTATACCAAAGGAACCTTAAAAGGAATCAATGCCCAACACGCCGACAAACTTGGCCGCGTACTGGACAGGCTCAATGCATCAACAGAGCCAAACGACATGAGACTTCCCGGCTATCGCTTACACAAGCTCGAACCCAAAACAGCAGAAAGATGGGCAGTTGATATCAGCGGTAACTTTAGAGTGACTTTTGAGTTTGATGGAGAGGATGCCATCGTCGTCGATTATGAAGATTATCACTAA
- a CDS encoding HigA family addiction module antitoxin, which translates to MSKFKVERKPTHPGAVFKYDVLEPLDISITAAAQMLGITRKHLSNFVNGKVPCTPELAHRLAYMTNTTVASWLNMQNALNIWEEEQKEAPEGVQRLEAFA; encoded by the coding sequence ATGAGTAAGTTTAAAGTTGAAAGGAAACCTACACACCCTGGTGCTGTGTTTAAGTACGACGTCCTTGAGCCACTTGATATATCAATTACCGCAGCCGCTCAAATGCTAGGCATTACACGCAAGCACCTATCTAATTTCGTAAACGGCAAAGTACCCTGCACCCCAGAACTCGCCCACCGCCTCGCCTACATGACCAATACCACTGTTGCATCGTGGCTCAATATGCAAAATGCGTTAAACATCTGGGAAGAAGAACAGAAAGAAGCGCCTGAAGGAGTTCAGAGACTGGAAGCGTTTGCATGA
- a CDS encoding zinc metalloprotease, with product MKKLILISSVIAASFLGMETQAATLDTSCNGVYKKWNTNSVTYRASSVGFPSGNDYRTALGHVITQFNKNPSKIRFSMQYGDTSVGMNNGQNEVWWSSSISAPAVAYTWSSCTWFFGWSNNISESDIVFKNTVNYTPGVEYGIRARADTLTPYGGASRPFKTTALHEFGHGAGLGHENGRYSIMGQDWDHIHRNYVYALAYMGEDANYGLRQLYGNNAGNVQDVGLVHWKYNGASGAYSSHIRTKLYNTSGVELPYSFVNGERRYNVSKGQQVRMELTYENNGESGQAPTIYYYVSTNNFISTADTLIASTSFALQPEGSVYTSTRTVTIPSTLNSGQNYFLGGLLDPNNTIAEVEESNNATYIPIRVN from the coding sequence ATGAAGAAATTAATTTTAATCTCTAGCGTAATCGCTGCATCGTTTTTAGGTATGGAAACGCAAGCAGCAACTTTGGATACATCATGTAATGGTGTATATAAAAAGTGGAACACCAATAGCGTGACTTACCGTGCAAGCTCTGTAGGTTTCCCTTCCGGGAACGACTACCGTACAGCGCTTGGACACGTTATTACTCAATTCAACAAGAATCCCAGTAAGATTCGCTTTTCCATGCAATATGGCGATACATCCGTAGGTATGAACAATGGTCAGAATGAAGTCTGGTGGTCAAGCAGCATCAGCGCCCCAGCAGTTGCCTACACCTGGAGTTCATGTACCTGGTTCTTTGGTTGGAGTAATAATATCTCTGAATCAGATATTGTGTTCAAAAACACTGTAAATTATACACCGGGTGTTGAGTACGGTATTCGTGCACGTGCTGATACATTAACTCCATATGGTGGTGCATCACGTCCATTTAAAACGACTGCATTGCATGAGTTTGGCCATGGTGCCGGTTTAGGTCATGAAAATGGTCGCTACAGCATCATGGGCCAGGACTGGGATCACATCCATCGTAACTATGTGTATGCGTTAGCCTACATGGGTGAAGATGCTAACTATGGTCTGCGTCAACTGTATGGTAATAATGCAGGTAATGTGCAGGACGTAGGCCTGGTTCACTGGAAATACAACGGAGCAAGTGGCGCCTACAGTTCGCACATTCGCACTAAGTTATATAACACCTCAGGCGTCGAATTGCCTTATAGCTTTGTGAATGGCGAGCGTCGTTACAACGTCAGCAAAGGGCAGCAAGTTCGAATGGAGTTAACCTACGAAAATAATGGTGAATCAGGTCAGGCACCAACGATTTACTATTATGTTTCAACTAATAACTTCATCAGTACTGCTGATACTTTGATTGCAAGCACATCATTTGCATTGCAACCAGAAGGAAGTGTTTATACATCAACTAGAACGGTAACCATTCCGTCGACTTTAAATTCTGGTCAAAACTACTTCTTAGGTGGCCTATTAGATCCTAACAATACCATCGCTGAAGTTGAGGAAAGCAACAATGCTACTTACATTCCGATTCGCGTGAATTAA
- a CDS encoding 3-hydroxyanthranilate 3,4-dioxygenase, which produces MSEKTLTPVPPFNFQKWIDENRHLLQPPVCNKQVFEQDDFIVMVVGGPNGRRDFHYDEGPEFFYQLEGEMELRTIQNGERVDYPIKAGEIFLLPPRVPHSPVRFENSIGLVVERKRLSHEKDGLMWFCENCDNKLYEEYFQLTNVEKDFLPVFERFLESEEHRTCDKCGTVMPKQNKLDL; this is translated from the coding sequence ATGAGTGAAAAAACATTAACCCCGGTTCCGCCTTTTAACTTCCAGAAGTGGATTGATGAAAACCGCCATTTATTACAGCCGCCTGTTTGCAATAAACAGGTTTTCGAACAGGATGATTTTATCGTGATGGTTGTGGGCGGCCCCAATGGTCGTCGTGATTTCCATTATGATGAAGGGCCTGAATTTTTCTATCAGCTTGAAGGTGAGATGGAATTGCGGACTATTCAAAACGGAGAGCGCGTTGATTATCCCATTAAAGCAGGTGAAATTTTTCTATTGCCACCGCGAGTGCCGCACTCCCCAGTTCGCTTTGAAAATTCAATTGGATTAGTTGTAGAACGTAAACGTTTGAGTCATGAGAAAGATGGCTTGATGTGGTTTTGTGAAAACTGCGACAACAAACTGTATGAAGAGTACTTTCAACTGACCAATGTGGAAAAAGATTTTCTGCCGGTCTTTGAGCGCTTTTTAGAAAGCGAAGAGCATCGTACCTGCGATAAATGCGGCACCGTCATGCCAAAACAAAACAAGTTGGATCTCTAG
- a CDS encoding SDR family oxidoreductase, producing MNLDLTGKNALVCGSSQGMGKAIAEQLASQGASVILLARNKAKLEAVLDGLETSKGQRHAVLVADFAYPEQVKATVSEFLKHGQFIEILVNNTGGPPPGPANTAETDDFLAAFNQHLICNHELMKLLVPGMKEANYGRIINVISTSVKQPLHGLGVSNTVRGAVANWAKTLANELGQFNITVNNVLPGATNTVRLEAIIQNKANKKGVSIEEMEEEEKSIIPMRRFGEPEEFANAVSFLASPAAAYITGVNLPVDGGRTSCL from the coding sequence ATGAATTTAGATTTAACGGGTAAGAATGCTTTGGTCTGTGGCTCCAGTCAGGGCATGGGTAAGGCGATTGCAGAGCAGTTGGCGTCGCAGGGTGCGTCGGTGATTCTTCTGGCGCGTAATAAGGCGAAGCTTGAGGCTGTGCTGGATGGATTGGAGACCTCGAAAGGTCAGCGGCACGCGGTTCTAGTGGCGGATTTTGCCTATCCTGAGCAAGTTAAGGCGACGGTTTCTGAGTTTTTGAAGCATGGTCAGTTTATTGAGATCTTGGTCAATAATACGGGTGGGCCACCACCGGGGCCTGCTAACACTGCGGAGACGGATGATTTCCTGGCGGCTTTTAATCAGCATCTGATCTGTAATCATGAGTTGATGAAGCTGTTGGTGCCGGGGATGAAGGAAGCCAATTACGGTCGTATTATTAATGTGATTTCAACGTCGGTTAAGCAGCCTTTGCATGGCCTTGGTGTTTCCAACACTGTGCGCGGTGCGGTGGCTAACTGGGCTAAGACGCTGGCCAATGAGCTGGGTCAGTTTAATATCACGGTCAATAATGTGTTGCCGGGCGCGACCAATACGGTTCGCTTGGAAGCCATCATTCAAAACAAGGCGAACAAAAAAGGCGTTTCCATCGAGGAGATGGAAGAAGAAGAAAAGTCGATTATTCCGATGCGTCGTTTTGGCGAGCCCGAAGAATTCGCCAATGCCGTGTCCTTTTTAGCGTCGCCCGCAGCGGCTTATATTACCGGTGTTAATTTGCCAGTTGATGGCGGACGCACCAGCTGTCTGTAG